One Proteinivorax tanatarense DNA segment encodes these proteins:
- a CDS encoding chromate transporter, translated as MLLKMFTTFFKIGAFTFGGGYAMLPIIQREVVEKHGWVSEDEFYEVLAVSQSGPGAVAINTAIYLGYRIKKVPGSIIGALGVVLPSFLIILAFATFLNFFLSLPVGENFFSGIRPAVVGLLVSVTVKMMKKLKTKSQWALFGICALLLAAFDLHPVYIILLSALYGACFSSSVLPQRSESN; from the coding sequence ATGCTTTTAAAGATGTTTACTACTTTTTTTAAAATTGGAGCGTTCACCTTTGGTGGTGGTTACGCTATGTTACCCATCATCCAGCGTGAAGTTGTAGAAAAACATGGCTGGGTTTCTGAAGATGAGTTTTACGAAGTTTTAGCAGTAAGTCAAAGTGGTCCTGGTGCTGTTGCCATTAACACTGCAATCTATCTAGGCTATAGAATCAAAAAAGTTCCAGGTAGTATAATAGGTGCTTTAGGTGTTGTACTCCCTTCTTTTTTAATCATTCTAGCTTTTGCAACTTTTTTAAACTTTTTTTTAAGTTTGCCAGTTGGTGAAAATTTCTTTTCAGGCATAAGACCTGCTGTTGTCGGATTACTTGTGTCGGTAACAGTAAAAATGATGAAAAAGCTAAAGACAAAAAGTCAATGGGCTTTATTTGGCATCTGTGCACTTTTGTTAGCTGCTTTTGATCTTCATCCAGTGTACATAATTCTACTTTCGGCTTTATATGGAGCCTGCTTTAGCAGTAGTGTTTTGCCCCAAAGGAGTGAGAGCAATTGA
- the scfA gene encoding six-cysteine ranthipeptide SCIFF, translating to MQKHIITINPQKEVTQQGCGECQTSCQSACKTSCTVGNQICEK from the coding sequence ATGCAAAAACATATAATTACTATTAACCCTCAGAAGGAAGTTACTCAACAGGGTTGTGGAGAATGTCAAACTTCATGCCAATCAGCTTGTAAAACTAGCTGTACAGTAGGTAATCAGATTTGTGAAAAGTAG
- the scfB gene encoding thioether cross-link-forming SCIFF peptide maturase: MENLKVQNFYKFTKNNINILLDIPTSTVHVIDDVTSDVIDCLEQNSAISENQLSKKLNYYTSEEVKSAYNELLGLYQQGHIFNDEKPSELPRPNKDIVKAMCLHVAHDCNMRCKYCFASSGNFGGKSELMDIKTAKKAIDFLVEKSNPRKNCEVDFFGGEPLLNMGMLEELVNYIKEQEVIHDKNIRMTLTTNGLALNEMAQEFLNKNDIATVLSLDGRENVNNNMRKTDKGQETYSTIVENYKAFLQKRKHQNYYLRGTFTKENLDFCEDVKHIVDLGFKEVSMEPVVEERQTSYTITNRDLNKIKDEYWNLTEYYLKKYEEDLPFNFFHFNINLEGGPCSAKRVSGCGAGVEYVAVSPNGDLYPCHQFVGDESFKVGDVYNKEIDSSIADTFFNTTMFSKDACRTCWSRYFCGGGCHANAHQINGNINKPYNLACELQKVRTECSLYIEAIKALKTK; this comes from the coding sequence ATGGAGAACTTGAAAGTACAAAACTTTTATAAATTTACAAAAAATAATATAAATATCCTACTAGACATTCCTACGTCGACAGTCCACGTTATTGACGATGTGACAAGTGATGTTATTGATTGTCTAGAACAAAATTCTGCAATATCAGAGAATCAGCTAAGTAAAAAACTAAATTACTATACTAGCGAAGAAGTTAAAAGTGCATATAATGAACTTTTAGGGTTATACCAACAAGGCCATATTTTTAATGATGAAAAACCCAGTGAGCTTCCAAGGCCCAACAAAGATATAGTTAAAGCTATGTGCCTTCATGTTGCTCATGACTGCAATATGAGGTGTAAGTATTGCTTTGCATCTAGCGGAAACTTTGGCGGTAAAAGCGAGCTTATGGATATAAAAACTGCTAAAAAAGCAATTGATTTTTTGGTGGAAAAGTCTAATCCAAGAAAAAACTGTGAAGTTGATTTTTTTGGAGGAGAACCATTGTTAAACATGGGTATGCTAGAAGAGCTAGTAAATTACATTAAGGAACAAGAAGTAATACATGATAAAAATATTCGAATGACCCTGACCACCAATGGACTAGCATTAAATGAAATGGCACAAGAGTTTTTGAACAAAAATGACATAGCAACTGTTTTAAGTTTAGATGGAAGAGAAAATGTAAATAATAATATGCGTAAAACAGACAAAGGACAGGAAACATACTCAACTATTGTGGAAAATTACAAGGCGTTTTTACAGAAAAGAAAACATCAAAATTATTATTTGCGAGGCACTTTTACTAAAGAAAATCTTGATTTCTGTGAAGATGTAAAGCATATAGTAGATTTAGGTTTTAAAGAAGTTTCTATGGAGCCTGTAGTTGAGGAACGTCAAACTAGCTATACGATTACAAATAGAGATCTTAATAAAATTAAAGATGAGTATTGGAATTTGACTGAATACTATCTGAAAAAATACGAAGAAGATTTACCATTTAATTTTTTCCATTTTAACATTAATCTAGAAGGTGGACCTTGTTCAGCTAAACGAGTAAGCGGCTGTGGCGCTGGAGTAGAATATGTAGCTGTATCTCCAAACGGAGATCTATACCCATGTCATCAGTTCGTAGGCGATGAATCCTTTAAAGTAGGAGATGTATATAATAAAGAAATAGATAGTTCTATAGCAGATACTTTCTTTAACACAACTATGTTCTCAAAAGATGCTTGTAGAACATGTTGGAGCCGATATTTTTGTGGAGGGGGATGTCATGCCAATGCTCACCAAATAAATGGGAATATTAACAAACCTTATAATTTGGCATGTGAGTTACAGAAAGTTAGGACGGAATGTAGCTTGTATATAGAGGCAATTAAGGCATTAAAAACTAAATAA
- a CDS encoding gamma carbonic anhydrase family protein — protein sequence MIKNYKDSSPKIHPNTYIHSSAIIIGDVEIEEGVNIWPNVVIRADMNKVTIGKNTNIQDGSVLHVDHDTPLKIGEGVTVGHNAVLHGAVIEDFSLIGMGATVLDNSVIKSFSIVGANSLIPPGKEYEANSLIVGLPGKAVRKTTDQEKEKIKSSINVYLEMAENHKNS from the coding sequence ATGATTAAAAATTATAAAGACAGCAGTCCCAAAATCCATCCTAATACTTATATTCACTCCAGCGCCATAATAATCGGCGATGTAGAAATTGAAGAAGGAGTCAATATTTGGCCAAATGTTGTAATAAGAGCAGACATGAATAAAGTTACAATAGGTAAAAATACTAATATACAAGACGGATCTGTTCTTCATGTAGACCACGACACACCTTTAAAAATAGGTGAAGGAGTTACCGTTGGGCACAATGCTGTTTTACACGGGGCAGTAATTGAAGACTTTAGTTTAATAGGTATGGGAGCCACAGTACTTGACAATAGTGTGATAAAAAGCTTTAGTATAGTTGGTGCAAACTCCCTAATCCCTCCGGGCAAAGAATATGAAGCCAATTCTCTAATAGTAGGACTACCTGGAAAGGCTGTTAGAAAAACCACTGATCAAGAGAAAGAAAAGATTAAAAGTTCTATAAATGTTTACCTTGAAATGGCAGAAAATCATAAAAACAGTTAA
- a CDS encoding SpoIIE family protein phosphatase, translated as MQVDIAIAKANKHTMSVGGDSAEIVERPLGGVTGVVVDGQGSGKSAKLISNLIVGKISTLLADGARDGAIARAVQDYLFTIKGGKVSATLNMISVALDTNSLVISRSGHCPVYMVAQGQECIYDKKTKPLGFYKFSKPQVVELPLIEGTKLITFSDGLFSAGKKYGKTIGNKEILDVLQKDLSAYEMANSLVDLAMELDKGRPNDDTTVMAFNITGSKRKIRRVSASYPL; from the coding sequence TTGCAGGTTGATATTGCAATAGCAAAAGCCAATAAACATACTATGAGTGTTGGAGGAGATAGTGCAGAAATAGTAGAAAGACCGCTTGGAGGAGTAACAGGGGTGGTTGTTGATGGTCAGGGAAGCGGAAAATCTGCTAAACTTATAAGTAATCTAATTGTGGGTAAAATATCAACATTGTTAGCAGATGGAGCTAGAGATGGTGCAATAGCGAGAGCTGTCCAAGACTACCTCTTTACTATAAAAGGAGGAAAAGTCTCAGCTACTTTGAATATGATATCAGTAGCTTTAGATACTAATTCACTGGTGATTAGTAGAAGTGGTCATTGTCCTGTTTATATGGTTGCACAGGGACAGGAGTGTATTTACGATAAAAAAACAAAACCTCTAGGGTTTTATAAATTCTCCAAACCACAAGTGGTGGAACTGCCATTGATTGAAGGTACTAAACTGATTACCTTTAGTGATGGGCTATTTTCAGCTGGGAAAAAATATGGTAAAACAATTGGTAATAAAGAAATTTTAGATGTATTACAAAAAGATCTATCCGCATATGAGATGGCAAACAGTTTAGTTGATTTAGCCATGGAGTTAGATAAAGGAAGACCAAACGATGACACTACAGTTATGGCTTTCAATATTACAGGGAGTAAAAGAAAGATAAGAAGAGTTTCAGCTAGTTATCCGCTGTAG
- a CDS encoding HD domain-containing protein yields the protein MVTLDDVKQHPTAQEFIKKGNEHLGAMGFTEHSFRHTTLVAKIASNILDRLDYTEREIELAAIAGYLHDIGNVVSRYNHGQSGAVIAYDILRSLKMDDSEIATIIAAIGNHEEQYGESVNSVAAALILADKSDVHRSRVRNPDISTYDIHDRVNYGAIHSFLNVDPDERKITLELEIDQEITTVMEYFEIFLTRMVMCRRAAQFLDASFGLVINDAKLL from the coding sequence ATGGTAACATTAGATGATGTAAAACAGCACCCAACAGCTCAGGAATTTATAAAAAAAGGGAACGAACATTTAGGCGCAATGGGATTTACAGAACATAGTTTTAGGCATACTACTCTAGTTGCAAAAATAGCTTCCAACATTTTAGATAGACTAGATTATACCGAGAGAGAAATTGAACTAGCAGCAATTGCTGGATACTTACATGATATAGGCAACGTAGTTAGCAGATATAACCATGGCCAAAGTGGTGCAGTAATTGCGTATGATATTTTACGATCATTAAAAATGGACGATAGCGAAATAGCTACTATAATTGCGGCTATAGGTAACCACGAAGAGCAATATGGTGAAAGTGTAAACAGTGTGGCAGCTGCTTTAATATTAGCCGACAAGTCTGATGTTCATAGATCAAGGGTGAGAAACCCTGATATTTCAACCTACGATATTCACGATAGAGTTAACTATGGTGCTATTCATTCATTTTTAAACGTAGATCCTGACGAAAGAAAAATAACATTAGAACTTGAAATAGACCAAGAAATAACCACGGTTATGGAATACTTTGAAATTTTTCTAACTAGAATGGTTATGTGCCGTCGGGCAGCTCAATTTTTGGATGCTTCTTTTGGGCTGGTAATCAATGATGCTAAGCTTCTATAA
- the secD gene encoding protein translocase subunit SecD, whose protein sequence is MIRWKSIVALAVFIAIVAGAAVFGIPVIERDINLGLDLQGGVYVLLQAVETDRSEVTDESISGTIEVLRNRVDQLGVTEPVIQQEGNDRIRVEIADADQDPEAVLELIGQTAQLEFLDSEGEVAFTGANLQDAGVTFNEYNQPVVFLELDDEGSRKFEELTRTHLQTGESIPIQLDGEVISSPVPQDVITDGQAVISGVGTVDEAAILASLLRSGALPLELEQLEVRSVGPELGSRALEASLYAGMIGLFLVMLFMVVFYRVPGLIASFSLVVYLLLVMFTMVGIGVVLSLPGIAGLILTIGMAVDANVIIFERIKEEIRNGKTLKSGLESGFRRAKTTILDSNITTLIVAFVLFSMGAGPTRGFAVTLSIGVIISMMTALFITRIILGVVVNSNLIKNPKFFGVRQVR, encoded by the coding sequence ATGATTCGTTGGAAAAGCATAGTTGCTTTAGCAGTGTTTATTGCTATTGTGGCAGGAGCAGCAGTCTTTGGAATTCCTGTAATTGAAAGAGATATAAACTTGGGGTTAGATCTTCAGGGTGGTGTTTATGTTTTATTGCAAGCTGTAGAAACTGATAGAAGTGAAGTGACTGATGAGTCAATCAGTGGAACTATAGAGGTTTTAAGAAATCGCGTTGACCAGCTAGGTGTAACTGAACCGGTTATCCAACAAGAGGGAAATGATAGAATTAGAGTGGAAATAGCTGATGCTGATCAAGATCCCGAAGCGGTACTTGAGTTAATTGGACAGACAGCACAGCTGGAGTTTTTAGACTCAGAAGGAGAAGTTGCGTTTACAGGTGCAAACCTGCAAGATGCGGGAGTAACTTTTAATGAGTATAATCAACCTGTAGTGTTTTTAGAGCTTGACGATGAAGGATCAAGAAAGTTTGAAGAGTTAACTAGAACTCATTTACAGACAGGGGAAAGCATCCCTATCCAACTTGATGGCGAAGTTATATCATCGCCAGTACCACAAGATGTAATTACAGATGGACAAGCAGTAATTTCAGGGGTAGGCACAGTAGATGAAGCGGCTATTTTGGCAAGCTTGTTAAGGTCTGGTGCTTTACCGCTGGAGTTGGAACAACTAGAGGTTCGCTCTGTTGGACCAGAGTTGGGAAGTCGTGCTTTAGAAGCATCTTTGTACGCAGGAATGATTGGATTGTTCCTAGTTATGTTATTTATGGTAGTGTTTTATAGAGTGCCGGGCTTGATAGCATCTTTTAGTTTGGTTGTTTATTTGTTGTTAGTGATGTTTACTATGGTAGGTATTGGTGTGGTGTTGTCTTTACCAGGAATAGCGGGATTGATACTAACAATAGGCATGGCAGTTGATGCAAATGTAATTATTTTTGAGCGTATAAAAGAAGAAATTAGAAATGGCAAAACATTAAAAAGTGGTTTAGAGTCAGGTTTTAGAAGAGCAAAGACAACTATCTTAGACTCAAATATTACTACTCTAATAGTTGCTTTTGTGCTATTTTCAATGGGAGCTGGACCAACTAGAGGGTTTGCTGTTACTTTATCCATTGGTGTAATCATTAGTATGATGACGGCGTTATTTATAACTCGCATAATTTTAGGTGTCGTTGTAAATTCTAATTTAATAAAAAATCCAAAGTTTTTTGGCGTAAGGCAGGTGAGGTAA
- the secF gene encoding protein translocase subunit SecF: protein MKLNIMDKWNTWIKVSGVIALAGLLIVLVMGLNFGIHFTGGVAIQVELGQDVVTSDVHEVLSDITVENMDGEAVSLENSFVQSIDESEFYIRTIPLPEDSRLELLNSLEENFAGYSRGEVEDIGPQVGAELIRNALLSLLVAAVAIILYISYRFQLQFAISALCALFFDVLMVLFIFSIFNIELNTPFIAAILTIVGYSINDSIVIFDRIRENLKYKGKESDVEIVNTSINQTIVRSINTSFTTILVLGSLLFLGGETLRPFAIPLFFGVISGTYSSIFVASPVWLALRNRKLQKSA, encoded by the coding sequence ATGAAACTCAATATTATGGATAAATGGAACACATGGATTAAGGTATCCGGGGTCATTGCATTGGCAGGTTTGTTAATTGTATTGGTTATGGGCCTAAACTTTGGTATACACTTTACCGGTGGTGTTGCAATCCAAGTAGAACTAGGGCAAGATGTTGTAACTTCTGATGTGCATGAAGTATTGTCTGATATAACAGTTGAAAATATGGATGGCGAAGCTGTGAGTTTGGAAAATAGTTTTGTACAAAGCATAGATGAAAGTGAGTTTTATATAAGGACTATACCTTTGCCTGAAGATAGTCGACTTGAGCTACTAAACTCACTGGAAGAAAATTTTGCAGGTTATTCTAGGGGAGAGGTTGAAGATATAGGTCCTCAAGTTGGAGCTGAACTCATAAGAAATGCCCTGCTATCTTTACTTGTAGCTGCCGTCGCTATAATCTTATATATTAGTTATAGGTTTCAGCTGCAATTTGCTATCTCAGCCTTATGTGCATTATTTTTTGATGTGTTAATGGTACTGTTTATATTTTCTATATTTAATATTGAGTTGAATACTCCCTTTATCGCTGCAATTCTAACTATAGTGGGTTACTCTATAAATGACTCAATAGTTATATTTGATCGGATAAGAGAAAACCTTAAATATAAGGGCAAAGAAAGTGATGTAGAAATTGTAAATACCAGTATTAATCAAACAATAGTAAGGTCAATTAATACTTCCTTTACTACTATTTTAGTGTTAGGTTCTTTACTGTTTTTGGGAGGGGAAACTTTACGACCCTTTGCAATTCCTCTGTTTTTCGGAGTTATTAGTGGAACCTACTCCTCGATTTTTGTAGCCAGTCCTGTTTGGTTGGCTTTAAGAAATAGAAAATTACAAAAATCTGCTTAG
- a CDS encoding NusG domain II-containing protein, producing MKKGDICLIILLAIITILVFTIYEFQEKSEVVSTAKVFVDGKEILVFDLNQEEKIQEHNFKFSDGKLATLKTQKGKVNQMRIEDCPQQICCKLTGWISSESEQIVCLPNKILVKLS from the coding sequence ATGAAAAAAGGGGATATATGTTTAATTATATTATTAGCTATTATAACTATACTTGTTTTTACAATTTATGAGTTTCAAGAAAAGTCAGAAGTTGTGTCAACTGCAAAAGTTTTTGTAGATGGAAAAGAGATTTTAGTCTTTGACTTAAATCAAGAAGAAAAGATTCAAGAGCATAATTTTAAATTTAGTGATGGTAAATTGGCTACCTTAAAAACTCAAAAAGGAAAAGTTAATCAAATGAGAATAGAGGATTGTCCTCAACAAATTTGTTGTAAATTAACCGGTTGGATTTCTTCGGAAAGTGAGCAGATAGTTTGCTTGCCAAATAAAATATTGGTCAAATTAAGTTAA
- the recJ gene encoding single-stranded-DNA-specific exonuclease RecJ has translation MDKKWVTYNPCAQQAKTISEQYGISMFLAKLLVNRDVKNIDEFLNPKITNLHNPKMLLGSEESVKRIVSAIEKKEKILIFGDYDVDGITSTAVLFSGLKEVGAELLYHIPIRTEGYGLNKDTLQNYIEQGVTLVITVDCGISAFQEVEFLKNAGVDCIITDHHTPGEVVPDAFCIVNPKQDNCNYPFKELAGVGLAFKLTQAVFQYYKKDNWDKFIDIVALGTVADLVPLVGENRTIVSLGLERMNSHLRPNFKWLAEVSGVSAPIDSYHLGFAFGPRLNAAGRVNDPNQALKLLLCDNEKQGVEIATNLNEQNKCRQELEKEIYKQAVEKVEKMDMNKTKVIVLGDSSWHKGVIGIVASRLVEKYYRPVIILSIDKKEKIATGSSRSVEGFHLYKALQQASHLLEKFGGHAMAAGLSIEINKIEQFRNEINCYAKAVEIDKHLIPKLPVDFTLNPSELDLCLVDEVELLKPFGQENPAPAFVVENLPIANYKLVGKDRNHLKVSFNFKGNWINSIGFKKDYLLDTVSKQDKINVLGYIEKNHYKDKTSLQLKILDLKGLTTDESDSYPLDLRGRDVLKYIQVQESNNHNKEYGVLTNEYYKTNTERYFENYANVSVIDYEQIFKYQLQQKVIVLLHPPCTQMQFRDILAHWGEDKLIIGFKEEKIKLLPTKQFLRFMYTVMRKESSRVGLDLKEVTVLMKLDKSSSYLAHRGLNILVEHDLLKEHNGRFYFNEKGPSNVDIEQGRIFKKYQKQQQVYEKWFQLALTTSLDNLIKSQMFIDEEEKVWI, from the coding sequence ATGGACAAAAAATGGGTGACGTATAACCCTTGTGCTCAACAAGCAAAAACTATATCAGAACAATACGGCATATCTATGTTTTTAGCTAAGTTATTAGTCAATAGAGACGTTAAGAATATTGACGAGTTTTTAAATCCTAAAATAACTAACTTGCATAATCCTAAAATGTTATTAGGGTCGGAAGAATCAGTTAAAAGAATAGTGTCAGCTATAGAAAAGAAAGAAAAGATTTTAATTTTTGGTGACTATGATGTTGACGGAATTACTAGCACCGCTGTACTGTTTTCAGGTTTAAAAGAAGTGGGAGCTGAACTTCTATATCATATCCCAATAAGAACAGAGGGATACGGGTTAAATAAAGATACTTTGCAAAATTATATAGAACAAGGGGTGACTCTTGTAATAACAGTGGATTGTGGGATTTCAGCTTTTCAAGAAGTAGAATTTTTAAAAAACGCTGGTGTTGATTGTATAATAACCGACCATCATACTCCTGGAGAAGTAGTGCCAGATGCTTTTTGCATTGTTAACCCCAAACAAGATAATTGTAATTATCCTTTTAAAGAATTAGCAGGTGTAGGTTTGGCTTTTAAGCTAACTCAGGCTGTATTTCAGTATTATAAAAAAGACAATTGGGATAAGTTTATAGATATAGTTGCATTAGGGACAGTGGCTGATTTGGTGCCCCTTGTGGGTGAAAATAGAACTATAGTTTCTCTCGGGCTTGAGAGAATGAATAGCCATTTAAGGCCTAACTTTAAATGGTTGGCTGAGGTGAGTGGGGTTTCTGCTCCAATTGATAGTTATCATCTGGGATTTGCATTTGGACCAAGGTTAAATGCTGCAGGAAGAGTAAACGATCCAAACCAAGCTTTAAAGCTACTACTTTGTGATAATGAAAAGCAAGGAGTCGAAATAGCAACAAACTTAAATGAGCAAAACAAGTGTAGACAGGAATTAGAAAAAGAAATTTATAAGCAAGCAGTAGAAAAAGTAGAAAAAATGGACATGAATAAAACGAAAGTTATTGTTTTAGGAGATAGTTCATGGCATAAAGGTGTTATCGGAATTGTAGCGTCTAGGTTAGTAGAAAAGTATTACAGGCCTGTAATTATACTGTCTATAGATAAAAAAGAAAAGATAGCTACAGGGTCCAGTAGGAGTGTAGAAGGTTTTCATTTGTATAAAGCTTTACAACAAGCAAGTCATTTACTAGAAAAGTTTGGTGGCCATGCTATGGCTGCAGGGTTATCTATAGAAATAAATAAAATTGAACAATTTCGTAACGAAATAAATTGCTATGCTAAAGCTGTAGAAATAGACAAACACCTTATTCCAAAATTACCCGTTGATTTTACTTTAAACCCCAGTGAACTAGATCTATGTTTGGTTGATGAGGTAGAATTATTGAAACCTTTTGGACAAGAAAATCCTGCACCTGCTTTTGTAGTGGAAAATCTTCCAATAGCAAACTACAAATTAGTGGGGAAGGATAGGAATCATCTAAAAGTTAGTTTTAATTTTAAGGGAAATTGGATTAATTCTATAGGGTTTAAAAAAGATTATCTTCTTGACACCGTGAGCAAACAAGATAAAATTAATGTATTAGGTTATATTGAAAAAAATCATTATAAAGATAAAACCTCATTGCAGCTAAAGATTTTAGACTTAAAGGGCCTAACAACGGATGAAAGTGATAGTTATCCATTAGACCTACGAGGAAGAGATGTGTTAAAATATATACAAGTACAAGAGTCTAATAATCATAACAAAGAATATGGTGTATTAACTAATGAGTATTATAAAACTAATACAGAAAGATATTTTGAGAATTATGCTAATGTCTCAGTAATTGATTATGAGCAAATATTTAAGTATCAATTGCAGCAGAAAGTTATAGTGTTGTTGCATCCCCCTTGTACTCAAATGCAATTTAGAGATATTCTAGCACACTGGGGGGAGGATAAATTAATAATAGGATTTAAAGAAGAAAAAATAAAATTGCTTCCGACAAAACAATTTTTAAGATTCATGTATACTGTAATGAGGAAAGAATCCTCAAGGGTGGGATTGGACTTAAAAGAAGTTACTGTGCTAATGAAACTTGATAAAAGTAGTAGTTATTTAGCCCACAGGGGTTTAAATATATTAGTAGAACATGATTTGCTAAAAGAACATAATGGACGGTTTTACTTTAATGAGAAAGGTCCGTCAAATGTGGATATAGAGCAAGGCAGGATATTTAAAAAATATCAAAAACAGCAGCAAGTATACGAAAAATGGTTTCAGCTAGCCTTGACTACTTCACTAGACAATCTTATAAAAAGTCAGATGTTTATCGACGAGGAGGAAAAAGTATGGATTTAA
- a CDS encoding adenine phosphoribosyltransferase — protein sequence MDLKSKIRVIEDFPHEGISFKDITTLMQDGVAFKEAIKQMAEPFKGQHVDVVVGPEARGFLIGTPLAYELTSGFAPVRKSGKLPYEVVEANYELEYGKDTLQIHKDAIRPGDKVIVADDLLATGGTVKSTVDLVEELGGEVIGVTFLIELTYLNGKDKLTGYDINSLIKY from the coding sequence ATGGATTTAAAAAGTAAAATACGAGTAATCGAAGATTTTCCACATGAAGGCATTAGTTTTAAAGATATTACAACTTTAATGCAAGACGGGGTAGCTTTTAAAGAGGCCATAAAGCAAATGGCAGAGCCTTTTAAGGGACAACATGTTGATGTAGTAGTAGGTCCCGAGGCTAGGGGGTTTCTAATTGGAACTCCTTTAGCATATGAGCTTACCAGTGGTTTTGCACCAGTAAGAAAATCTGGGAAGCTTCCCTATGAAGTAGTAGAGGCAAATTACGAGTTGGAATATGGTAAAGATACTTTGCAGATTCATAAAGATGCTATAAGACCAGGTGATAAAGTTATAGTAGCAGATGATTTATTAGCCACAGGCGGTACAGTAAAGTCTACAGTTGATCTAGTTGAGGAGCTAGGTGGAGAGGTGATAGGTGTAACTTTTTTAATTGAGTTAACCTACCTAAATGGCAAAGATAAATTGACAGGTTATGATATAAATTCATTAATAAAGTATTAA